One Alnus glutinosa chromosome 3, dhAlnGlut1.1, whole genome shotgun sequence genomic region harbors:
- the LOC133865006 gene encoding uncharacterized protein LOC133865006, which yields MQMNGRDPSPAEEEQEQEQVMSEVHLGCPPGLSGPHISHFAISLPPTSYTDASEYDDEVASVDPTISVDQDGDLVLIRRNKPCFESYRLSIQHNITSSVPSVGLQVWRAELVLSDFVLHKMFTSSEFDGIVALELGAGTGLLGILLARVAETVFLTDHGEEILNNCAKNVDLNSELFNYRAAVYVRELDWMSPWPPRVSPGETPLHKRYTWTFSEVEEVQGASVIVAADVIYSDDLTDAFFGVLERLMSLGSEKVLYLALEKRYNFSFSDLDVVANGYSHFCSYLRDDKECEEVKNGSLPCFVGKRIDITQIPKHVREYERGNDVEIWQISYEKRSQFRDSYDNETQVIM from the exons ATGCAAATGAACGGCAGAGATCCATCACCAGCAGAGGAGGAGCAAGAGCAAGAGCAGGTGATGAGCGAGGTCCACCTGGGATGCCCACCTGGCCTCTCTGGGCCCCACATTTCCCACTTTGCCATTTCTCTTCCACCTACCTCATACACTGATGCTTCTGAATATGATGATGAAGTGGCTTCTGTAGATCCAACGATCAGCGTGGACCAAGATGGTGATCTGGTTCTCATTAGACGCAACA AACCATGTTTTGAAAGTTATAGATTGAGCATTCAGCACAATATCACATCATCGGTTCCGAGTGTGGGTTTGCAG GTGTGGAGAGCGGAGCTTGTGTTATCTGATTTTGTGTTGCATAAGATGTTTACTTCATCTGAGTTTGATGGAATTGTTGCATTAGAACTTGGTGCTGGAACAG GATTGCTGGGTATATTACTTGCACGTGTTGCAGAGACTGTGTTTCTGACTG ACCATGGTGAAGAAATTCTCAACAACTGTGCTAAGAATGTTGACCTTAATTCTGAACTGTTCAACTATCGAGCTGCAGTTTACGTACGTGAACTTGATTGGATGAGTCCCTGGCCTCCTAGAGTAAGCCCAGGAGAGACTCCTCTGCATAAAAG GTATACATGGACCTTTTCAGAAGTTGAAGAAGTCCAGGGAGCTTCTGTGATTGTAGCTGCTGATGTAATTTATAGCGATGACTTGACTgatgcattttttggtgttctaGAGAGATTGATGTCACTGGGTTCTGAGAAG GTGTTATACTTAGCATTGGAAAAGCGATACAACTTCAGTTTCAGTGATCTTGATGTTGTTGCAAATGGTTATTCACATTTCTGTAGCTATCTGAGGGATGATAAGG AATGCGAGGAGGTAAAAAATGGATCTCTCCCTTGTTTTGTTGGGAAGCGCATAGATATCACACAAATTCCCAAACATGTGAGGGAGTACGAGAGAGGAAATGATGTTGAGATTTGGCAAATTAGTTACGAGAAAAGATCCCAATTCAGAGATTCCTATGACAATGAGACTCAAGTAATTATGTAA